The Liolophura sinensis isolate JHLJ2023 chromosome 6, CUHK_Ljap_v2, whole genome shotgun sequence genomic sequence ggagaggaagccggcatgagctggacttgaactcacagcgaccgcattggtgagaggctcctgggttagtTTACGATATGAACCACATAcacctatatgtatacatatcgGTCACATGTGAATAGTTCCCTGGTAATCTAGTCTCGTGCAGAAGCATGACCTGTATGCACTCAGTatatactgtgcatgtacacGCTGCTCGGAAATGCCTGAACACGCCTTTGTAAGAATTTTACAGCCGGATCCGGTCTTGTCTTCGTCCCCaacccaacccccacccccacccccatcctcCCAAACCAACAAACACCTGACTAATCTAATGGAATTCACGATAAGCTAAATGACCTAGAATGTTCGTTATCACAAACACGTTCTCCCTGAAGACGCCAAGGTATATAGCAGTATATATACTACAATTCTTAAgccatttcacatgtttgcaaggtgtttattcaagaggGCAtatttctgtgtagactgataggCCTATCCAaacaatgcagttttgtcttcaacatcaaattttaaaaatgtgcataaagtgCTCTTTCATAGTGGCATTTTCCATGCAGTGCTGTTGATGGAGCCCCCACTGTGAGAAGTATGGTAATGTGACCGAAAATTGCAGTCGTTGAAGCCATCATTGTGAGGAGGGAGGCAATGTGACCGAAAATTGCAATTGTTGAAACCTGCACTGTAGGAGTATGGTAATGTGACCGAAAATTGCAGTCGTTGAAACTTGCATTGTGAGGAGTGGGGCAATGTGACCGAAAATTGCAATTGTTGAAACCTGCACTATAGGAGTATGGTAATGTGACCGAAAATTGCAGTCGTTGAAACTTGCATTGTGAGGAGTGGGGCAATGTGACCGAAAATTGCAATTGTTGAAACCTGCACTATAGGAGTATGGTAATGTGACCGAAAATCGCAGTCGTTGAAACCTGCATTGTGAGGAGTGGGGCAATGTGACCGAAAATTGCAATTGTTGAAAAAAGTCGACAGAAAGTGGAATATTTGTGGGAGGAAAGCCAACTATACAGTAGCTTGTACAAATCCTAGGCTATATACACATCACTCCAGACGATGGCAACATATGTTCAGTcgaaatgttgacatttttgacaaatgtctcttcaataaatattatatatatatatgaaaagagttatataaatatatatgatcgtatatgtacatgcagtttacacGCTTTACATGAAGAACATTGATAATTAAACACATGTGAAGTTGTCAGGCATTTGGCCAGCACAGTCTCAAACAAAGGAGGCAATCAGTTAATTAAACCTTACGTGAcaattaaaactaaaaataatcaCTATAGTAGTGTTGTGTGATGTTTGAGGTGTGGGATAGTCACaattgtatatacacatgtacgctTAAAAAATgaatctcttaaatttaacagaaggtCTGAGTGgagctagaatgtattctgttattataacgcaAAATTTTGTCACAGTCAACATAATTTCCTGTTTAATAGTTTAATAGAATGGATatgctgaataaataaaaagtgtgCGTGTGTTATACCTAACAGAATAAGGTGGATATTGTGTCGCTTCGATCCATAATAGTAGTAAGACACCTGCAACAAACTACCACCAGACAAACAATGTGGCGTTCCCAGAAATAGGCCAGTGCAATCCAGTGGTGTCATTTTGACCCAATACATGCTTTGTGAGTCTTTTTCTCCTGACTATACCAAAACAACTTGAACCCATACATTGCACGCATTGTGTTGCCATTATATTGTTAGGTTTCACAAGGCGTCTTGAACAATCAGTTCTGACAACCATtccaaaacaaccaaaacaCTGTACGTATTGTGATGCCATTGTGGTTACGTTTCACAGTCCACGTACATCGTTACGTGTCCGTGACTATACCAAAACATCCAGTACagacatacattatatatgcaTTGCTTTACCCTCGTAGTTACGATTCACAAAGCGTGGCCATTAGTAAGTGTTTGAGACGAAACGAAATGAACAAGGATGATCCAGCAGTTACATTTCACGAAAGGCTAGGTATAGCGTtacgtacagtgtacatgttcatCGCAATACTAAAAGAACCAGTAAGAAGCAATACTAAAACTAGGCTGCATTGTATGCATTACGTTGCCCACGTAGTTACGTTTGTCAAAACCGATGTATAGCTTCTCGGGCGTTTACCTGTACCAAAGAACCAGTATATTATATGcgggatgttgttgttgttaaagttAAATTATTACGTGCATCTTGATCATACCAAAAcaacaatacattgtatattaaatgtagtTACAAAGCGCACGGAGCATTGTATGCTCGTAACTATACAACAAAACAACCAGCACATTGAATATATTGCTGCACCATTGGAGTTACGTTTCACATATTAAGTACTGATAACTACAAGTTGTATTGCTATATGCAGCTAACCCCAATATACTTAGTATATGACGGGAAGTTAGTTTCGGGAACATTTCCTGCTTTTTTTATGACGCTTAGGGCGCAAATTGGTGACTTATTACTCATTCACTGCAAGATAACAATAGACAATTCAGCCtggacccgagtcgccattgcCCGGGAAAGGACCCCAAATAAATTGTTATATACCAAAACGACTCATTGActaatattgttgttgttgttgttttgtcctTTCAGCTCAAAGGAAACTGATAAGCTGCTATCAGTGCAATGTATTCAGCAAAGGGAAACAGCAGTTTTGCGAAAAGGCGCCGGAAGAGCTGATCGTCAAGGACTGTGTGGCCTGTCTGAAGACATTCACCTTCACTTCCATGCATGACCGCTGGTCAAACCAGGCCAGTCCATTCCACAGATACAGACAAGGTCAGGCCGGAAAACAGAACCGCCATTTATATACAGGGtatcccagaagtcgcgcaccatctaggttgaggttgaatgcttgagctaaaGTGCGgcgtgttgccccatctcttccaaacataaaaaccaatgcaactctttcttgtactgtaagtttattagccataattaactctgaaagagagaaaaaaatttaaatcagtattaaatctgaaacacagtaaaaaaatgaaaatcaggatggtgctcGACTTCTGGGATACCCTGTATATCTTGGGCCAAGTAGGATCTGAACTCACAACTTGCTTTGAATAAAAATCAATTCAAGTTTCTCGAGTCCAACAGCAGCTAGTGGGATTCAGTACAACTTAATAGGAAATAGAATGGTTGAAGGGTCCTGTCCCACAAAGCAGTTGTAAGCTTGATTGATTGTAAATATCATGGCAACATATCTTCATCAGTCTGTATGGTAAACTTCAAACCCAGAGAAAGTCTTCGCAAATCGTTTGCACAACTCTCAAAAAGATAATCAGTTCAGTTTCGCcaaaaaagtctgttgtctgagtgacgctagaatgtattctatcaTGGCAGTATATTATTCTATtaaacataacatacatgttctattaattcagcataaaaattgtattagactaacaggatattatgtggAATATGACACACtagtatgttataataacagaatatattctaacaTCAGTCAGACaataaattttctgttaaagttgtcagattattttttgaatgCACCATTATGACTGTGCATCTTGGCGACTGCAGTAAACTTTCGTAGTACGATGAAAACTGATTTGCCTATGCAGACATTCATTCGATTTTGATGCTGGAAATTAACCTgcgaatagtcgtgggtttcccccgggctttgcccggtttcctgccatcatAATTCGgaccgccgccgtataagtgaaacattgggCGGCGTGAAATACcggtaccaatcaaataaataaacaaacaaatgaagctGGAAAATAGATTTGAAGGTACTTAGTCTCATCCGTCTTTCTTGAATCCCACGCTTGTGTGGCATATTCTACGTATATATACTTCCTGAATATGCGTAAAGAAGTTATGGCGTACAAAACCCTTCCATTTATTGGCGGATTAAGTAAATCATATGCAGCAAATATATATCAACAATCCAAAAACGAACTATATTATTATGCCAATAGTGTAAATCACAGTCaaacttaaaggtggagaaaacataaaaattacataacggtcagatgaaagactacgaaagttagttgtaaatgtggtcttttttttcaactttttttaaagagaaaaagacacttgaaaataatttttgcacggTGGGTATTCTGTATCATCTCTTGGTACATTGTCTTCTATTGTAGGCAATGTAGTTTGAGATATCAGCCGTATACATGCATTTCAGGGGGccacttggttagcgcgctagcgcagcgtaatgacccaggagcctctcaccaatgcggtcgctgtgagttcaagtccagctcatacaggcttcctctccgaccgtaagtgggaagatttgccagcaacatgcagatggctgtgggtttcccccgggctctacccggcttccaccaaccataaagctggccgccgtcgtataagtgaaatattcttgagtacgacgtaaaacaccaattaaataaataaataaatatatatgcatttcaCGTAAAGTTTGGCACATGTAATGCTGTATGTATAAAAATGCCCCTTCATGCAATAGCTCATAATGGCcttaaaataatattcttcagtaataataataataataataattttctgataattaatttattaaatttcaaaaaaaattcaagtggTCTTATAAGGTAGAGAACTAGtgaaaatcaagcaaaatgtgtcagttaAAAACATTAGGTGAGATTTAGCAGATGTAGGGAAAGACAACTCGAAAATACAGAGCTGTGCTTTGCGAAATGCCACCGGTATAAATTCCGACAAGGGCGTAATGCATGCGCTGGATTAGGTGAAATATGCCAGTCCATAAAGATAATGCGCTGTCACAGCGTTAACACAATCTGAAAAGTACGAGTGCCATATATCTCGATACGTGTTACGTTTGTGTCAAAAATATTGTATACTAGCAAACGCTTTTCAGTTTTACCTATGTAATATGTTTCATTATTTCCATAAATCTGTCTGTGGCACCACTGTAATCTATGGAAAACGTATCAAATACATTAGATCAATATATCATATACAGATTATTACACGTTAACATAGGGACCACAATCAAAGCAGCGATAACAGTGCGATGGCTAGGAAATTGTCACACGTATAATCGTTGTATTGTTATTTTAGCTCCGTTAAATGAATACATAGTTCCGTGCGAGTTCACAGCTTTTGAAACTCGTATACATGTTTAGCCGATTCCTTGAAAATGTGAAACGAGGGTAGATAACTCTTGTCACCTAGCTGTTTGTAGCTTTCTGTGGTATATTAGAGTAGCTTCCCTTGTTCTCGTATATCTTGCGATATTTTGAGGTGCAACGTGCAGCTCTCCGTCAATCGGTGTGCATGGTTGTCTGCCGTCCGGTCTGTCAGATTTTTTCATATCGTATCTTTTAACATTGGCCGTTTTTAGTTAATGAACCACCTGAGTGCAAGGCATCTACTTTGTACGGGATTGTATGGTACAGATTACATGCTCTCTTaatccaaaaacaaattttatgctGTCGCTATTTTCTCTATTATGAAGTCAAATGCCGTAAAACATCATTgcaaatattataaattataatggatttaacaacattaaaattacatattatatatcAATTTAAAGAGAGCATATAGTGAATGTTGTGTAAATTAAAGTCAttcatcttcatttatttttcttgttttttcagGCATGACCTACCATTCCAAATATTGCCTTCCGGAACTGGATTTGGATCTCATTAAGGACGAAGGATGTTACAAAATCAACGGACCTGACGGTTTTACTGAGCGGTGTTACTGCCATTCAGAGCTGTGCAATGCCTCCTCTAGAATGAACTCATCTGTTGTTGTACCAGTTACCGTTCTTGTTGGAGTGTTATGGACAGCACTGGCTCACTGGTTTTGAGATGGATCATTGTAAGGAAAAAAATAGCCCACTCAGAGCAGCTCATATAATACCCATAGGCAGCTGCACGTACATTGACCTCGAAATGTAAAAACATGTCTACCTGCAAGTATGTCGTCCAAACAGGGATTGCATCTTTATAGCTTGGAAAATTTGGCTCTATAACGCCGTGAATTAAGGATAATACATACTTCCACAAACTGAGAAGTTTCCCTCTTGCTGCAAACTGAAAGCGAAAGTTTGGAATTTCTTAAATCACAGGCACTTGAAATGTGAAGGTGGATGTAATGAGCAACAAATTGTAACTGTAATTCTGCAAACGTCATGAAAACTGTGCCATAGCACAGTGTAAATAGGTCTCCGGACGTAGAACTGTCACCAAACGTGCCTGGACGTAGTCCGCCAGCGGAAAGTGTTTGAATCTTATCCGGCTGTATGTGCTATACTTGTACTGAgtgattataaattataaattggTTTTTGGATTTTCGTTGCCGGATATATTTTGTGCTCATGGAAATGTGCTTCTGAATGCATATTGATTTATGCTAATAAAATATGTGCTCATTGATTTGTGCTACATACCGCACGCgtcacttacatgtgtatatgtgttccGTACCTGTGGGTGTAGATGTGACTCTGGTGTATTGTACACACGCGACCATGTGTCCATGCGTAATGGAATTGAATTATCAATGGTGAGTTCTTGTACCGAAACACGACATGGATGGAACATGAACTACCAATGCTGAGTTCTTGTACCGAAACACGACATGGATGGAACATGAACTACCAATGCTGACTTCTTGTACCGAAACACGACATGGATGGAACATGAACTACCAATGCTGAGTTCTTGTACCGAAACACGACATGGATGGAACATGAACTACCAATGCTGAGTTCTTGTACCGAAACACGACATGGATGGAACATAAACTACCAGTGCTGAGTTCTTGTACCGAAACACGACATGGATGGAACAAGAACTACTAATGCTGAGTTCTTGTACCGAAACTCGACATGGATGGAACATGAACTACCACTACCGAGTTCGACACGACCTACATGGAGATGAACCGCTATACTAGCCAGTCTTTGACCCGACTGTGTGTTTGCAAAGGATGTCCAGAATTAAACTACTATTTCACATGTAAtctcatatacatttatatatagctTATGCACCGAAAGCGTACTCATGCATAATTTGTGCTATTTAATATGCTTCCCTGAAAACGTCCCTGATAGATTTGGATAAAAGGGTATAGACCTACCGTTCTAAGGATGAATGAGGTTTCTGATGTGttcattacatgtaatttggcATGTGACACTTTACAGATCACAAGCCTGATTTCACCAATACATCCTCGCATTCTCATTGGCCCCATCGCACTTTAAGCTCAGATTTTACGCACCTGGCGAGATGCAGTGCTCTGTTTTTTCCGGATCAGTCAGTGAAATATATTAAACACAATGAAATATAAAGgaatataataattatttcaaatgaaataatttaaacCGGATTTCTAATTGAtggatttacttattttattggtgttttatgtaaaGTACTATATACGAATACATTCGTTATAGTGTATCGGCACGGTTATAAGTCTGTGGTTTGTGGAAACCAGTGGATGTTAAAACAgatcttttatttcatttatataaaattaaaatgttacttttacaTCATTCAGAAATTATATGCCCCGTTACACTGTTTGGCTGCATCGATTTCTGACACCTTTAGAAATATAGTTTTAACTTCATGACGCAGTATGATGTGTTactttaacttttatttttctaaTGGTTCAGTCTTCAGGTGTAATGCTGTTGTACCATGTACcattccatgtatatatatatatatatatatatatatatatatatatatatatatatatatatatatatatatatatatatatatatatatatatatatactatgttCATGTATAAGTATAGACTTTCGTCCTTTTCTGTGAATTATGCAGACTATTCCCTTCCTTGCGTAGAATATGTTCGCCACCAGTTCACAGATCCCTCTGTTTATAGACTATACACTGATATATAAACCATATACGCATGTGTCGGGCAGGAGAGAGATTTAATAGATAACCTAGCAAATACCTCACAGAAAACACAGTATGTACACGTTTGATTATATGATCACAATGTCGTGTGTGTTCCCTGTATTTataagacaacaacaacaaaaattaataacatCGGTCCAGTCAGATGCATATGTCTATGTTATTTAATTTTCTAGCGAGCATATACCCGAGGGCCGTATTATAACTGGGCCTCTAGTTTTAGGCCTGTGTGGGTTCTTTGACAGACATATTGCAAGACATCAGGTTTTCCGCTGTTACCAAGTGCAAAGAATTAATTTCCCTTTTTTATGTTTCGCTGCTGCGTTTTTGCTTTTATAGCATTCTTTTATAGCTGCTGCAGGGTCAAACATGGCATATCCCGTAACCATGGAAACGAGCTGATCAAATATCTCAAGATGCCTTGAAGTTCTAACAATAGGCGCCTCTGAGCCGATTTGGAGCTATTTTGAGAATGTACTTTATAGTTTGGCTTCAGCGGTGCGTGCTAAATATAGTATTTCTGTTGGCGTACATGTCATTTCAAATCCCCTTGGCGTTATGTCAACATTTCCCAGGTTAGGGTCCCAAGGGTGACGTCCCAACACCGTCGCCTTCACTGACGTCACTCCGGCAGTCTAAATGACCTTTAAAGACACCACGTGAATAAAATGACCTTCACTGAGGATATGCGGCCCAAATGAGATAAATAGGCTTAAAGTCTATTGTTTTTAAAGTGttactgtgtgtgtgttgttgttgtttatatttatatatatatatatatatatatatatatatatatatatatatatatatatatatatatatatatatatatatatatatatatatatattagcacAGGAGTTTCTGTTAAAAGTTCTGTTGTTCATCACATTTTCCTCTGTCGTTATGTCTTAAATCTATGCAGTAACATTTGATATCATTAATGCgtgtgtaaaaatgaaaacgTATAATGATTTGGTATGATTGATCTAAAATGATGTAAGTAGCTCTATATGATATCCATGCTTATCACATATAACTTAGAAAGgtttcaaaatatgttttcgTATCTTACATATGTTTAACAATTGTTTCTTTTCGTGGATACATACTACATGTGTTTTGGATACACAACAACATGTTTATGCATTATATTATCTCATGCGAtgtacaatgttcatgtttcaTAATGTCACATGAAGTCAAAAGCTTCGCAACATTGTTGCGAAATCCATATTATCGGCATAAAATCATGTTGATTGAAGTACTTTTGTAGcattatgtatatatgaaatccATACATTATAAACAACTTCGATAGCTACCATTTACGATTTTGATAATAAAAAGTGAATCATATAGCAAGTAAGTTTTATTCCTTGAATTTGGCATTTCCATCACTTTACTTATCATGGTTATAAATTAATGTCTTCCATAGttacatgttcacaaaatttagttattttttcAGCAATACCTACTTATTTTCAGTTTACCCTATTTTAATAATACTGGTACAAGGTTAGACCGTTCAGTTTGCCCACGAGACCTGTGGCATTAT encodes the following:
- the LOC135466398 gene encoding uncharacterized protein LOC135466398: MGFNVSVWAFVAILMSCCLEYATAQRKLISCYQCNVFSKGKQQFCEKAPEELIVKDCVACLKTFTFTSMHDRWSNQASPFHRYRQGMTYHSKYCLPELDLDLIKDEGCYKINGPDGFTERCYCHSELCNASSRMNSSVVVPVTVLVGVLWTALAHWF